TAGGAGCGGCACCTAGTTTTATTAAGAGCGGTCATGAAGTGGAATCTATCAATTCTAAAAATTTACCTTTCGGACTTGTAGATGAAGTAGAAGTAGAAGTGATAAAAAGAGTATTAAAACCTGGAGATATTCTAATCAATGTAAGCGATGGTATTTTAGATATTGATAAATTTAATTCTGGAAAGTCCACTTGGATAGAAGAATATTTAAAAGATATTAATGCAGATCCTAAAGAGCTGTCAAAAAAAATATTAGATATGGCAAAGACATTGAGCAATGGTGTTGTTAAAGATGATATGACAGTAATAGTGTCAAGGGTGTATTTAGATACTTAAAATATTATTAAGCACATTGAAAAAAGTAATAAGTCAGCAGGCTAGTCTATTTTGTATAATACTACGTCGGTATGTTCACCTAGTAGCTTACTATGGGGGAAACATACTCTTATTTGATACAAAATAGACATCGCATAATTGACTTGTTATTTTCTTTTATGTACCTAAAAGCTACTTCAAAGCTTTAATTTATAAATTAATTACAAAATAGTTATTTATAATTTCTGTTTGAACAATCTAGGTATTACGCATATAAAGCAAAAATGTTGTAGGTAATTAATTATATTTTTTTGATAATAATATTTACATTTAAAACATATATACGTAAAATATAGTATAAAGTAATATATATAATATTTAGGCATATTCAAAAAACAACAAGTCAATATGCTAGTCTATTTTGATATGACTTATAGATAAATAGGAGTGTTTATTTTTGTGTAAAAAAGTACTATCTTATATTAAAGATAATAAATTAATTAAATCTGGAGATAAAATTTTAGTTGCTCTTTCTGGAGGACCAGACTCTATATGTCTTTTGAATATTTTATTTGAATTAAAAAAAGAGCTAAATATAGATATAGCAGCTGCTCATTTAAATCATCTTCTACGAGGTGAAGATGCCTTTAAAGATGAAGAATATGCAGTAAATATATGTAATGAAAAGGGGATAAAGTGTTTTGTAAAGCGTGTAGATATAAATACTTATGCTAAGGATCATAAATTATCTTCTGAAATGGCAGGAAGAAGTGCTAGGTATGATTTCTTTGATGAGATTGTAGAAGAAGAGGGTTTTGATAAGGTTGCTACTGCACACAATGCAAATGATCAAGCAGAAACAATTTTATTTAGGCTTATGAGAGGAACAGGTCTTGAAGGACTTGGAGGCATTAAAGCTTCTAGAGATAATAAAATAATAAGGCCTATTTTATGCCTAAGCAGAGAAGAAGTAGAGAAATATATTGAATTAAAAAAATTAAATCCTAGAATTGATAAGACTAATTTTGAGAGAGTTTATAATAGAAATAAGATAAGATTAGACTTGCTACCATATATGAAGGAAAACTTTAATGAAGATATAATACAGACATTAAATAGAATGTCATTACTGTTACAAAAAGATAATGAATTTCTTGAAAATTTATCATTAGATTTATACAATAAATATTGTATAAGATACGATGCCTATTTTATAATAAAAAAGGATATGTTTAAAGAAGAAGATGCTATTGTTAGTAGAGTGTTAAGACGTGCTATAACTAAATACTCAAAATCAAATTATGATTTTGAAATGAGGCATATATATGAAATTTCGCACTTAGCAAAAAATAATTCTGGGAAATCAGTAGATTTGCCTAATGGAATTTATGCTGAAAATATTTATGGCGATATATACATAAAAAATAAAATGGAAAAACGTTATATAAATAATAAAAAAGAAGAGATAAATATAAATAAAAATAATATAAATAAGCATAAACTAGAATTTAATGATTTTAGGATTGAATTTTTTATAGTGGAAAATTGTGAAATTAATGATGCAAGCTTAAATCAAAACAATTTAATAAAATATTTTGATTTCGATAAAATAAATAATAATATTTCAATAAGAGGTAGAAGGGATGGAGATAGAATCATTCCTTTAGGTATGAAGGGAAGTAAAAAATTAAAAGATATTTTTATTGATATGAAAATACCTAAAGAAGAAAGAAATAATATTCCTATTTTATGTTTTGATGAAAAAATTGCATGGATTTTTGGAATTAGGACATCAGAAGAATATAAGCTTACAAACATAAGTAAAAATATATTAAAAGTAATTGTTGAAAGAAAGGAATATTGATATGAAACAAGATATACAAGAAATATTATTTTCAGAAGAGGCTTTAAGTAAAAGAATTAAAGAATTAGCTAGTGAAATAAGTAAGGATTATAAAGGAAAAGATTTAATTGTAGTTGGAATATTAAAGGGATCAGTAATATTTGCTGCAGAGTTAATAAAGAACATATCTATTCATTGTGAAATAGACTTTATGGCGGTATCAAGTTATGGAAGTTCTACAGAGACTTCTGGTGTTGTAAGAATCTTAAAAGATTTAGATAATAATATTGAAGGTAAAGATATTTTAGTGGTTGAAGACATTGTTGATACAGGAGTTACCTTAACATATTTGCTTAAGTATTTAAAAGCAAGGAAAGCTAATAGCATAGAAATAGTTGCACTATTAAATAAACAAGCAAGAAGAACATCTGATTTAGATGTAAAATATATTGGATTTGAAGTTCCTGATGGATTCATAGTTGGATATGGAATAGACTATGCTGAAAAATATAGAAAT
The DNA window shown above is from Clostridium beijerinckii and carries:
- the tilS gene encoding tRNA lysidine(34) synthetase TilS — encoded protein: MCKKVLSYIKDNKLIKSGDKILVALSGGPDSICLLNILFELKKELNIDIAAAHLNHLLRGEDAFKDEEYAVNICNEKGIKCFVKRVDINTYAKDHKLSSEMAGRSARYDFFDEIVEEEGFDKVATAHNANDQAETILFRLMRGTGLEGLGGIKASRDNKIIRPILCLSREEVEKYIELKKLNPRIDKTNFERVYNRNKIRLDLLPYMKENFNEDIIQTLNRMSLLLQKDNEFLENLSLDLYNKYCIRYDAYFIIKKDMFKEEDAIVSRVLRRAITKYSKSNYDFEMRHIYEISHLAKNNSGKSVDLPNGIYAENIYGDIYIKNKMEKRYINNKKEEININKNNINKHKLEFNDFRIEFFIVENCEINDASLNQNNLIKYFDFDKINNNISIRGRRDGDRIIPLGMKGSKKLKDIFIDMKIPKEERNNIPILCFDEKIAWIFGIRTSEEYKLTNISKNILKVIVERKEY
- the hpt gene encoding hypoxanthine phosphoribosyltransferase, with the protein product MKQDIQEILFSEEALSKRIKELASEISKDYKGKDLIVVGILKGSVIFAAELIKNISIHCEIDFMAVSSYGSSTETSGVVRILKDLDNNIEGKDILVVEDIVDTGVTLTYLLKYLKARKANSIEIVALLNKQARRTSDLDVKYIGFEVPDGFIVGYGIDYAEKYRNLPFIGILKPEVYEK